The proteins below come from a single Piscinibacter gummiphilus genomic window:
- a CDS encoding TetR/AcrR family transcriptional regulator → MPRTPAAPAAPKPRLTAQERRTQILDSATGLILGRGLAHCSLDEVAVAAGISKALIYRHFSSRDELLKALLEREFSVLRGRGLAAFAPDAPFERVVRVSTRQSFEYLHERGAILRELFSDRSAIELLQERDRNERMESTKFFVEKSIRTYDVPPEVAQVIAIITINAPAAAARGLRRFGFAPDLSADVWSEFVLGGWAAVARRFGKGKPAPLSSSDNKSSRMPRKNPKKAAAKTAKKSLSPRG, encoded by the coding sequence ATGCCGCGCACCCCGGCTGCACCTGCGGCGCCGAAGCCGCGCCTCACGGCGCAGGAACGGCGCACGCAGATCCTGGACAGCGCCACCGGCCTGATCCTCGGCCGCGGGCTTGCGCATTGTTCGCTCGACGAAGTGGCGGTGGCAGCCGGCATCAGCAAGGCGCTCATCTACCGCCACTTCTCGAGCCGCGACGAGTTGCTCAAGGCGCTGCTCGAGCGTGAGTTCAGCGTGCTGCGCGGTCGTGGCCTCGCGGCCTTCGCGCCCGATGCGCCGTTCGAGCGCGTGGTGCGCGTGTCGACACGCCAGTCCTTCGAGTACCTGCACGAGCGCGGCGCCATCCTGCGCGAACTCTTCAGCGACCGTTCGGCCATCGAGCTGCTGCAGGAGCGCGACCGCAACGAGCGCATGGAGAGCACGAAGTTCTTTGTCGAGAAATCGATCCGCACCTACGACGTGCCGCCCGAGGTGGCGCAGGTGATCGCCATCATCACCATCAACGCGCCGGCCGCGGCGGCGCGCGGCTTGCGACGCTTCGGCTTTGCGCCCGACTTGAGCGCAGATGTCTGGTCGGAGTTCGTGCTCGGTGGCTGGGCCGCGGTGGCGCGCCGCTTCGGCAAGGGCAAACCCGCGCCGTTGTCCTCAAGCGACAACAAGTCTTCGCGCATGCCCCGGAAGAACCCGAAGAAGGCCGCTGCAAAGACGGCGAAGAAGAGCCTCTCTCCCAGGGGCTGA